The Anomaloglossus baeobatrachus isolate aAnoBae1 chromosome 5, aAnoBae1.hap1, whole genome shotgun sequence genome includes the window ACTCCACACCAGTACATGAGGTGATGGAGGAGCAGGGCACAGTGTCTGAGGTAAAACTATACTCTGTATGTGAGGTAGTTGACTCCACACTAGTACATGAGGTGATGGAGGAGCAGGGCACAGTGTCTGAGGTAAAACCTATCCTCTTTATGTGAGGTAGATGACTCCATACCAGTACATGAGGTGATGGAGGAGCAGGGCACAGTGTCTGAGGTAAAACCTATCCTCTGTGTGTGAGGTAGATGACTCCATACCAGTACATGAGGTGATGGAGGAGCAGGGCACAATGTCTGAGGTAAAACCTATCCTCTTTATGTGAGGTAGATGACTCCATACCAGTACATGAGGTGATGGAGGAGCAGGGCACAGTGTCTGAGGTAAAACCTATCCTCTTTATGTGAGGTAGATGACTCCATACCAGTACACGAGGTGATGGAGGAGCAGGGCACAGTGTCTGAGGTTAAACCTATCCTCTTTATGTGAGGTAGATGACTCCACACCAGTACATGAGGTGATGGAGGAGCACGGCACAGTGTCTGAGGTAAAACTATCCTCTTTATGTGAGGTGGATGACTCTATCCCAGTACATGAGGTGATGGAGGAGCAGGGCACAATGTCTGAGGTAAAACTACAGAATTGTCATCTGTTTGTGGGGCAGATGGCAGTAGACTAGTACATGGTGTGTTACTCAGTGTGAGGGGAATTTTCCCAGTTCTGAGCCCCAGTTTTAAGCTCCTCAATAATGTAGAACTGTTTGTCATTTCTTTTGATGAAAGTAAAAGTAAGCGACAGTAAGTTATATTCCTTCATAAACCGTACCCTCCCTACAGTAAACACCAAGCACACAGACAGACCATTATTTCTAAAAAGGCAACCACCCAACCTAAATTTATCACCATAAATATAGATAACTAATATAAGAGTGGAGGATCCCTCCTTCCTACAATTTTGTGTCCTCTTCACTTACCATAGTACTTTGGAGGTTCACAGGACAAATACAAGTAACACAGTTGTAGTACCAAGAATGACCACTAGACTCTAGATTATGTCATTGTCTTCTCGGAGATCCACAAGTAATAATCATTCTCTATATTGTCTTCTCCGCAGTGTGTCTCCTGATTGCTGCTCTCATATTGGTGATAATCGGATTAATATCAGCTCTCTTCATTGTCTCTACTTCTAGTAAGTATCAATATTTAATATCTTATAGCAAAAATAATGTAACTATTTGGGGTCTTCACTTCAGTATttaaaggctaggttcacacagggcatctttttctgcggttttggtgcatttttgaggttacAAAGATGCACCCAAAAGCATGCATTTCCCAGCAAAGttcatgagatttctattttgctgtccacactgtgcatctttttttggttgcatcttggctgcgtttttgaagatgcagcatgtcaattctttaagaGTTTTTGCCAGCGTTCTTGAGCCctcccagtcaatagatttgacttataaaacgcattgggcaaaatgtggtaaaGAGGCGTCAAAAACGCTTAAAAAATGTATGCTTTTTTTAAGCCTTTTTGCTGCGGGTGGATTggggccaaaaacactgcatctttgtggtcaagaaaagatgcagtgtgtgaacatagctaaAGTTTTGTTTTTGTATATGATGGCGAAATCTATCGCAGGAGATTCATTAAGcaatatgtgcagaaaatctgtctCAAATTGCTGCAAAAAAATTGATGTCCTTGCTCTGCAAAAATTTATTATGAAAGGTAAGCAAATGTAAACTCAAAAGTCAGCGCAAACAAAATTTACATCTAGAGTCATAACATAATAAGAATGATAAAGTTGCGCTTAGTAATGGACTGTGAGAGGTTACGTACAATATACATGAATTAAAAAAAGAGAAAGTGCTCAAATGCAGAATAAAATTAATAATTTTTATTAAGTAAGATTAAAAATATATAACAATTGGTAGTAACACCACAAACAGCCATCAGGTGGCACCACACTCAACTACAAATGTCAAAGAAAATATAAATGAAAATATAAATGTAATTTTAAATTGCAATAAACCAAATaccaaaaaaaatatatgtaacaaTTGCACAAACCCATAATAACTCCCAAGAATTAAATTACTATTGTGCCAATATAAATTAAATTGCACTGGCCTAATGTAATATTCCACTAGAAAATCACAATGAAAATAGCCCAAAATTACTAAGTAATAATGTATAGTAAAACTTAAATAATAAGGAGGGCAAAAAGAAGTAGAAAGCAATAAATATGTGCAAAAAGTATTGCAAAAAATGAATTACTAATGCACAACATAAATTATATTGCACTGGCCCAATAGGATAGTGCACTGAAAATTCACAATGAAAATGGCCCAAATTAATAAGTAAACAAATAAATTAGAAAGTAAAAgggcaaatgtaaaaaaaaacaaaatagtgcTATGCCAGGCAAATAGAATGTGCAAAATTGTAAAGCAGGGGACGCGGGAGACAACAAAAATCAAGAAAGTACAGCTGAATCAGTGTAATAAAGTATTGAGTAAATGGTGATGAGTGCTGAAAAATCAATAAATACATCAAATCCAAAATATAAAGGAAAATATTACATCCATGTGATTAGCGTATTGCTGTAAAACAACTTCATCCTTTTCAaattgaagttctgcagcagctgagccgagtaacttgaggttctgcagcagctgaggtatgcagAATGTTCTGGAAAAGCATAGAACAGAACTGTATACACATGGAGCACTATGTGAGATTGTAGTAGTAATAAATAATTGATTCAATATATATAGCTTGATATAACAAAGAAGTAAAATATGAAAATTACTACTGttctgtttaggatccttatcatgCGACCTGAATAATAAGGATGAGGAACACAATACCTTTATCAGTGTACCAGGTGAGTAGATATATTTATGATTTCCCAGTTCTCTTTCCTTAAGCGGGGTTtatacactacgatatcgttaatgatttatcgtcggagtcacgtcgttagtgacgcacgatattaacgatatcgcagtgtgtgacacttttgagcgatcttaaacgatcgcaaaagcgggcaaaatcgtttgccgcagagaggccatcctaaaacaaaaaatcgttaaacgtttattaacgatgttgttcctcgttcctgcggcagcacacatcgctatgtgtgacaccgcaggagcgaggaacatctccttacctgcctccaccggctatgcggaaggaaggaggtgggcgggatgtttaagtcccgctcatctccgcccctccgcttttattggacgcctgccatgtgacgtcgctgtgacgccacatgaaccgccctcttagaaaggaggcggtttgcctgcCAGAGcaccgtcgcagggcaggtatgtgcatgtgacgctgctgtagcgataatgttcgctacggcagcgatcaccaaatatcggctgtacgacgggggcgggtgctatcacgctcgacatcgctagcaattgccagGAATTGCCAGAAAGCCAggaatcgctggaacgtcgctacatggtcactggtgagctgtcaatcaggcagacctCCACAGCGACCAGTGACCTGTGTAACGATGGCTCCCTGCTTACTCAGAACGggcgctcattggtctcccgccgtcaaacacgccgatgcgcgcTGCACAGCGTGAGACCAACGAATAAAAAATGGTTCTGATCATTTTGTTACGATCAGCGACCTCGGAGCAGGGGCCCGCTCTCTGCTGCTTttcacatacagcgagatcgctagcgaggtcactGATACATCacgaaacctgtgactcagcagcgatctcgctgtgtgtgacaggaacTTTACACTGGCAGTGTCTGTGTTATACTGCAGCTTTTGCAGCTTTCCAGTGTCCTCAAAGATTACAATGTAATCAGAAGCACAGGTAATAATCCAGATATGTACGATATTAGAAGGGGAAATATCCCACCCCTCCCCAATATCCACCATATTCACTGATAAGTTACAGCTCGTCTGATCATTGTATCCTCATCTACAGACACAAGTCCTGAAGCAATGTGATCTTCACAGTGTAATAACAGGATTGTATTATCTATCATATTACAGGaaatattatatgtgtatatatatatatatatatatatatatacatacacatatatacatcttgTTTTCATAAAATTTCCTGTTGACCATTACCTGCAAGAAAAGCTCCGAAGTGATGTGTAGAAAAAAAATCGGAACTGTCAGGGGATTGTGTGATCTACATTATTTATTGTAGAATGGACCATATAAAGCTCGAAACCTTTTACTCCAAATATAAATTGGTGAATTGACACAAATGATGATGTGTTCCTTGTACAGATAATGAAATCAGGAACCAGAAATCTGTTCCATGTGAGGATGATTGGATCTGGTATCGGGGAAAGTGTTATTACTTCTCTGAAGAACCTGATACCTGGAGAAACAGCGAGAAATTCTGTAACTCACATGGAGCGTCACTGGCGACTATAGAAAATAAAGAGGAACTGGTGAGAAACTGATAATGTACAGAATAAACATGGAATATCCACACAGGATTATACATacttgtataataataataataataaaaataatatccaCACAGTATGCTATATAATAATTCATTATTTTATTATTGCAGGATTTTCTGTTCCGGTTTAAGGGTTTAGACAATCACTGGATCGGTATGAGACGCACAAATGATAATACGGCCTGGACCTGGACTAATGGAACACTATATAATGAAAGCTTGTAAGTTGCCACAAAATACTAAATATAGTTGAACTATTGTCTATTAGATCTCACAACATTAAACTTGAGCTTTACTTTTAGTAAACTTTTGACATTGCATTGAGACATTTTTGATTAACTGTGGTCTGGGAGCTGAGAGTCTCccatccttaaggctatgtgcgcactttgcgtcgaggtagttgcagttctaaacacatcctctggcagaaattgtttttgccaaagttgctttctaCCACAAAAACGctgtaaatacgcttgcgtttttaccacattttacatgctttttcattgcttaaagtcagatgcgttttgatgacaaatacactactaaataaagttttaacattcaaacactatgtaaaaatgggaaaaaaatgataacaagtgTCATGATttaaatcataaacaaaatagctgattttattaaaatgatcaatatttgttaatatttatgtCTAAAATAACGTTGAATTCATGTTTATCTTAATTTTAaatgtcagactatgtgtgtgtgtgtgtgtgtgtatgtgtgtgtgtgtgtgtgtgtgtgtgagagtgtgtgtgtgtgtgtgtgtgtaaagggacatatcatgcctttaatataatgtcaaaaacgcatacaattaaattgtcaaaaacgcttgttttctgcatccaaaaagcatgtaaaacgctaggattttgatgtttaatgcgttttgcaacttctcattgacttcaatgttagcaaaactctGCCAAaacggcaaaaacaattgacatgctgcttctttgaatgcagagtttttgcctaaaaatatgcaaattaaacgctacgTTTTtttacagcattgtgcgcacaagaaagccctatttcccatagactttgctagaaaatcaaaacgcatgcattttggcattaaaacgctgcagttcaaaacgcaaagtgcgcacatagcctaagcccatattcacacattgagcatttggtgagttttgttACATCAGTAgtggtagccaaaaccaggagtgggtgaaaaatacaaaaGTGGAGCCCTTGTTTCCTTTATACTTTTCCAttgattgttccactcttggttatggctacaaatactgaggtacaatACTAACTAAATACTGAAGGTGAGTATGTGACCTAAAACAGAGTATCAGAAACCCATAGCTGAGCGCTGCTTACTTCCTAGTTTGATAACTGCCTCAATGTAAAGTTCCCCACCTCACCAGTCAGAGAAGAGCAGCACAGAACCCAGCACCTCTGTTCTGATGTCCCTATGGCAAGTTAAGACCATGTGTCCATGATGAGTGTTTGGTAAGTTTTTGATGCTGTGGACTTTCTCTGCATCACAAACGCAGCGTCTtagggatactttacacgctgcgacatcgctagcatcggctagcaatgtccagcgcgataccacccgcccccgtcgcacatgcgatattgtgtgatagctgccgtagcgaacattatcgctacggcaccatcacacgcacatacctggtcggcgacgtcgctgtgactgccggacagtccctcctttaagggggaggtgcgttcggcgtcaccgcgatgtcaccgcgacgtcactaagcggccggccaatagaagcggagggggggagatgagcgggacataacatcccgcccacttccttccttccgcattgccgggggacgcaggtaggagatgtttgttgttcctgcggcttcacacacagcgatgtgtggtgctgcaggaacgacaaacaacattgtatcagcaacaggagcgacattatggaaatgaacgacatgacacagatcagcgatttttgactgtgttgcgctcgttcatcgtcgctcctaggatttacacattgcgatgtcgctaccggcgccgtatgtgcatcacaacaaccgtgaccccgacgatatctcagtagcgatgtcgcagcgtgtaaagtatcccttACAATTCCAGCAGAGTGCATGGGATTTATACAACTCTCCAGCTCGCTCCACTTCTTTTTTACTCAGTGTAATCTAACCTGTAGTGTGTTTCACATCCACAACATTGCGGATACACTGAGCTATATGtgcggattttccccatagacttgcattcggTTATGAGCCTGGTGAACTTTTGATGTGGCAGATTttatgcacctattatgtaaatttacTTGTGTTTTTTTATGTGGTTTTTATCCCATTTTTGATGCagcagtttttgtctctttttggtatgtcatgtttccaataaatcacttttgtttttgctacCTCCTGGTATTTGTCTTTGACAAACtgttattgatacagtcatgtgctgATTACATACGTCTTTGATGTTTTTCCACCTTGGAAGTCCACTAAAATAAATGTGCATTTTTTATAAGCAGATTTTCTTGATCTaaaacaagtctatggggaaaatctgcacttaggccctgtgcacacgctgcggaattgccgcggattttgcctcggatttgctgcagaaaatgtgtctaacattgctgcagtcattccccagcaaaacctatgggtataaaaaaaatgctgtgcgcacaaggCGTTTTTTATACtcgcggatttacccgtggattttccgctgcggaattaatgagcatgtcacttcttttccgccagtacctgcggtttttgtcatagataatggtaaaaatccgtagggaccaacctgcagaaaatccgcggcaaaccgcggtaaatccgcatgctgaTGTCATTGCGGTTTTAGTGCGGatatttaccgcgggtgcgggattctttcagagggtccggattttccttaagaaaagtcactttctagtgcgcacatggcctcacAGGAACTaaggcaatgtggaagaaaaaaaattaactttttaaaTTTTCCCATTTGACACGTCTCGGGGTGGGTGGGGGAGAAaactaaagctatgtgcgcactttgcgttgagttagttgcatttcaaaacgcatcctctggcagaaattgtctttgtcaaatttggttttgaccataaaacgctaaaaatacgcttgcatttttaccgcgttttggccgcgtttttaccg containing:
- the LOC142310723 gene encoding early activation antigen CD69-like; the protein is MGACNDDEDPKQVMIDNKQTTECNLMTIYQKNEAVNPEYNTLPPPYQKNKAANSEYNILKHLFQKSKAVCLLIAALILVIIGLISALFIVSTSRSLSCDLNNKDEEHNTFISVPDNEIRNQKSVPCEDDWIWYRGKCYYFSEEPDTWRNSEKFCNSHGASLATIENKEELDFLFRFKGLDNHWIGMRRTNDNTAWTWTNGTLYNESLFKIRRSSPENIEYVYLNSKDVGSDGGNFDFKWICKKN